One window of Athalia rosae chromosome 4, iyAthRosa1.1, whole genome shotgun sequence genomic DNA carries:
- the LOC125500707 gene encoding uncharacterized protein LOC125500707 produces the protein MAIARIKSFIDTSLKNTTLNRTANLEPEIGIKIVHSPASKALYVTVIGARHLPQNFGFTRVNSYVVKVKLLPGKEKFETTPKNESWPNWNEEFTFPLSKETKSKFGKTKITEEEINGSKFIVATVYAVLEDKPLIATEKKDSENEKKKGESSKKGKNSQVTKGASSVQESSKNNSLLTQFFGKPGDKEKSGQQKTARERIFDKRRTLGAATVKLDPSSFVSKPVKPKNPSDVSTGEVWWPLKPISSGISGAEERRESKKGQVEISLCQEKSEKEDETGGNLVLSLIKLRCSLQTMHEHEALKGQLYIKMSVVDGGIVTHFWKSDRFSPTISISFPPDMARVVAKNPQGKDISFVVKFVSKNKIGKKTAIGHFVIGPDVEGSYGEQWKQALAKPGQQITKWQPFE, from the exons ATGGCTATAGCTCGAATCAAATCGTTCATAGATACTAGCCTTAAAAATACAACGTTGAATCGCACTGCCAATTTAGAACCGGAAATTGGAATCAAAATAGTGCACTCTCCAGCTTCGAAGGCCCTATATGTTACCGTTATAGGGGCGAGGCACTTGCCTCAGAACTTCGGGTTCACCAGAGTCAACAGTTACGTTGTtaag GTTAAACTTCTCCCAGGGAAGGAAAAGTTCGAGACAACTCCAAAGAACGAGTCATGGCCGAATTGGAACGAAGAATTCACCTTCCCCCTATCGAaggaaacaaaatcaaaatttggcaaaacaaaaattaccgagGAAGAAATTAACGGATCGAAATTTATCGTCGCTACGGTTTACGCAGTTCTAGAAGACAAACCTCTGATagcaacggaaaaaaaagatagtgaaaatgagaagaagaaaggggaATCATCgaagaaggggaaaaacaGTCAGGTTACGAAAGGCGCTTCGTCAGTTCAGGAATCTTCAAAAAATAACAGTCTTTTGACACAATTTTTTGGTAAGCCTGGTGACAAGGAAAAGTCCGGTCAACAGAAAACCGCGAGGGAAAGAATTTTCGACAAAAGACGAACCCTCGGCGCGGCTACAGTGAAATTAGACCCATCCTCCTTTGTATCTAAACCGGTCAAACCAAAAAATCCTAGTGATGTATCTACGGGAGAAGTCTGGTGGCCATTAAAACCGATAAGCAGTGGAATTTCCGGGGCAGAAGAGAgg cgaGAGAGCAAGAAAGGTCAAGTAGAGATATCATTATGCcaagaaaaaagtgagaagGAAGATGAAACTGGAGGCAATCTGGTGTTGTCATTAATAAAACTGAGATGTTCTTTGCAAACAATGCACGAACACGAAGCATTGAAGGGTCAACTGTACATAAAAATGTCCGTCGTTGACGGCGGTATTGTCACGCATTTTTGGAAAAGCGATAGATTTTCACCGACAATTTCTATCAGTTTTCCACCGGACATGGCCAGGGTTGTGGCGAAAAATCCGCAAGGGAAAGACATCAGTTTCGTTGTAAAATTCGTttccaaaaacaaaattg GAAAAAAGACTGCGATTGGGCATTTCGTAATTGGTCCAGATGTGGAAGGGTCATATGGTGAACAATGGAAACAGGCGTTAGCTAAACCCGGACAACAAATTACCAAGTGGCAACCGTTCGAATGA